In Meriones unguiculatus strain TT.TT164.6M chromosome 17, Bangor_MerUng_6.1, whole genome shotgun sequence, a single window of DNA contains:
- the Nfilz gene encoding NFIL3 like protein gives MSMDSLGLLNISQGHSNVLWGTRRGPTLRRQREFMPEEKKDTIYWEKRRKNNEAAKRSREKRRLNDVAIEGRLAMLLEENAVLRAELQALKLRFGLLPSLCGSRMLLWKSSRTGDSHSGADSFLPLPGNHGCLFKPYAVDSGIPGCSGCLVAQGCEGLAASPRFLQESQPLIPRIVDRTFHTSFPAAVFGYHFLDRHVRDRPELKPCCGLWSSVPTGSCAPSDISMTSPENSLGFSPDMTCPVPGDRSESLAQISLPHKLRIKSQASSRLC, from the coding sequence ATGAGTATGGATAGCTTGGGTCTACTCAACATATCTCAGGGTCACAGCAATGTACTCTGGGGTACTCGCAGGGGTCCAACCTTGCGCCGGCAGAGGGAATTTATGCCAGAAGAGAAGAAGGACACAATTTACTGGGAGAAACGGAGAAAGAACAACGAGGCAGCCAAGCGGTCTCGGGAAAAGCGACGTCTCAATGATGTGGCCATTGAAGGCAGACTGGCCATGCTGCTGGAAGAGAACGCTGTACTAAGGGCTGAGCTGCAGGCACTCAAACTTCGATTTGGCCTTTTGCCTTCCTTATGTGGTTCCCGAATGTTGCTATGGAAATCTTCCAGGACTGGGGACTCTCATTCAGGGGCTGACTCATTCTTACCTTTGCCTGGTAACCATGGCTGCCTGTTCAAACCCTATGCTGTGGATTCTGGGATTCCAGGCTGCTCAGGCTGTCTGGTGGCTCAAGGGTGCGAGGGCTTAGCTGCTTCCCCCAGGTTCTTGCAGGAATCACAGCCTCTAATTCCCCGGATAGTTGACAGGACCTTTCATACTTCCTTCCCAGCTGCTGTCTTTGGTTACCATTTCCTAGATAGGCATGTGAGGGACAGACCAGAGCTAAAGCCTTGTTGTGGTCTGTGGTCATCTGTGCCCACTGGATCCTGTGCGCCCTCAGATATATCAATGACATCCCCTGAGAATTCTCTGGGATTTTCTCCTGATATGACCTGCCCTGTCCCAGGTGACAGGTCTGAAAGTCTGGCTCAGATTTCCCTGCCTCACAAGCTCCGCATCAAATCCCAAGCCTCAAGCAGGTTATGTTGA